The Methanosarcina acetivorans C2A genome includes the window AGTCATGGTTGCAATCGGGCTTGCCCTCAGTCCCGGGCTTCTGATAGCAGACGAACCAACAAAGGGGCTTGACACGGATACTAAATTGCAGATTGCGGAGCTGATTGCCGGGCTTGTCCGGAGGGAAAATGCTTCAATGCTTCTTATCACGCATGACCTGGAGCTTGCCGGCAGCTTTGTTGACAGAATTGCAGTCATGTATGCCGGAGAAATCGTAGAAGTCGGAAAGACAGCTGAGGTAATTTCCAACCCCAAACATCCTTACACCCTTGACCTGTTGCATTCGCTTCCCGGGAGTGGGTTCAGGACCGTTTCAGGGCAGGCTCCGGGTCTCCTTTCTCCTCCTCAGGGATGCAGGTACCATCCTCGTTGCAGCTTCCGGCTTGAGGTCTGTTCACAGGTCCACCCGGCACTTCGGGGGTTTTGTGATGAACACCTTACCCGTTGCTTTCTCTCCGAAAAGGGCAGGAGAAAGGAAACTGCAGCTCGGCCTTCTCTTACTTTACAATCTGCTCCCTCGGGTGTGGAGAAGGAGGGAGCATGGAACTGTTGAAGGTAGAGGACCTGAAAAAGTACTATTATTCAGGGCTGTTCAAAAAAGAGGTCCGTAAGGCAGTTGACGGGGTTAGTTTTGAGATCGAAAGAGGAGAAACTCTCGGGCTTGTCGGAAAGAGCGGTTGCGGAAAATCTACGCTCGGAAGAACGGTTTTAAGGCTGCTTGAACCTACTTCGGGGCGGGTTCTTTTTACGGGCCAGGATATCTCGGGCTTTAAGGGTAGTGCCCTGAAAAATCTGGGGACCAGAATGCAGATTATTTTTCAGAATCCGGAATCTTGCCTGAACCCGAAGATGAAGGTTTATGAGGCGATTGTAGAACCCCTGAGGCTTCACAGGCTTTGCAAAAGGGACGAAGAAAGGGAACGGGTACAGGAGCTTATCGAGACAGTTTCCCTGAGTGAGGAACTGCTTTTCCGTTATCCCGGGGAATTGAGCGGAGGTCAGCTCCAGAGAATTGCAATAGCCAGGGTCCTTGGCATGAAACCTGAGTTCATAGTTGCGGATGAACCTACATCCATGCTTGACCCGCTTGTCCAGGCCCAGATTCTTTCCCTGCTAAAAAGCCTTCAGGAAAACTACGGGATCAGTTTCCTTTTCATCTCACATGATACGGAAGTTGTAAAGTGGATGAGCGATGAGATCGCGGTTATGGAAGAGGGAAAAATAATTGATTTCAGGTGATCTCCAATTGATTTTCGATTAGCTTCCAATTGATTTTCGATTAGTTTCCAATTGATTTTCGATTAGTTTCCAATTGATTTTCGATTAGTTTCCAATTGATTTTCGATTAGTTTCCAATTGATTTTCGATTAGTTTCCAATTGATTTTCGATTAGTTTCCAATTGATTTCAGATTTGTTACCATCGTTTCCGATTGATTTCCAATTGATTCTTTCATATTTGGCAGTTACATGCTCGCAATTACATTCAATGCAAAGACGAAAAGAAAGCGTAAAAAAAGAAAGTGTAAAAGGAGATTGAACATGAAAGTAAAGAACGAATTAATGGAAACTCCAGATGTGGACGTGGACCGCCTCGTCAAGACCATGGAAAACTCGACCAGGGGACTGAAAGAGTACAGGTTGCTCGTTACGGCTCTTGAACTTGAGGTGTTTGAAGCTCTGAAAACCCCCCTTCGGGCAGGGGAGCTTGCCGAAAAAATGGGGCTTGATCGGGTGTTAGTTCCCCATTTCTGCGAGGCTCTTGTCAGGCTCGGGCTGCTGGACATGGTTGAGGAGGTAGCTGAGGAAGAGGGGACGGAAAAAGAGGGCGAAGGAAAAGCCGGAAAAAGCACGGTTTTTCCCCGGTATGTGAATTCGGAACTTACCGCTACATATCTCCTTAAGGAAAGTCCTTTTTCTCAGCATCA containing:
- a CDS encoding ABC transporter ATP-binding protein, with amino-acid sequence MSSPLLSIEDLNVTFKTSKGPVRANEGISLEIREGEILGLIGETGCGKTTLGKAILRLLSGNAKIEGKIVYRDTDLLSLPEKEMRFFRGKEIGIMFQNPSACLNPVLSTGRQIAEIYRYHEGMGKKEAEEKAGEILELVGINSLRGHDYPHQFSGGMLQRVMVAIGLALSPGLLIADEPTKGLDTDTKLQIAELIAGLVRRENASMLLITHDLELAGSFVDRIAVMYAGEIVEVGKTAEVISNPKHPYTLDLLHSLPGSGFRTVSGQAPGLLSPPQGCRYHPRCSFRLEVCSQVHPALRGFCDEHLTRCFLSEKGRRKETAARPSLTLQSAPSGVEKEGAWNC
- a CDS encoding ATP-binding cassette domain-containing protein; amino-acid sequence: MELLKVEDLKKYYYSGLFKKEVRKAVDGVSFEIERGETLGLVGKSGCGKSTLGRTVLRLLEPTSGRVLFTGQDISGFKGSALKNLGTRMQIIFQNPESCLNPKMKVYEAIVEPLRLHRLCKRDEERERVQELIETVSLSEELLFRYPGELSGGQLQRIAIARVLGMKPEFIVADEPTSMLDPLVQAQILSLLKSLQENYGISFLFISHDTEVVKWMSDEIAVMEEGKIIDFR